TTACCGAATAGCCCCTCTTTATAAGCTCCTCGCTTAGATGAGAACCAATGAATCCCGCTGCTCCGGTAACCAAAACCCGCATTACCCCTCTCCCTTAGCCAATTTCACCAGTTTTTCTACGGTCCTCTTCGGATCCTCTGAATGGAATATCGCTGAACCAGCAACTACAATATCTACCCCCGCCTCCACCACTGAGCGGATATTATCAGGACCAATGCCACCATCTACCTCTATCTCCATCTTTAGTCTCCTTTTTTCTATCCACTCCTTCAATCTTCTTATCTTCCTGAGAGAGGAGGGAATAAATTTTTGGCCACAAAAACCAGGGTTTACTGACATAATGAGGACGAGATCGAGATCATCGAGGATGAAATCAAGCGATGTTAGAGGGGTAGCTGGATTAAGGGACACTCCTGCCTTTGCCCCAAGTTCCTTTATCCGGTGGACCGTACGATGGAGATGAGTCGTTGCCTCGATATGAACCGTTATTATATCTGCCCCTGCTTTGGCAAAATCTCCGAGGTATCTCTCGGGTTTGTCTATCATTAAGTGGACATCAAGGGGAAGCTTGCTCCACTTTCGAACTGCCTCTACTACCACCGGACCAAAGGTGATGTTGGGGACAAACGCTCCGTCCATTACATCGAGGTGCACCAGTTCCGCTCCTCCAGCTTCAACCATAGCTAATTGATCAGCCAACCGTCCGAAGTCGGCAGCCAATATTGAGGGAGCGATCTTAACCATCTTTCACCCCTCACTTACCCAGAGGTTTATCACCTCACTCGTTTTGATCTTATATCCCGCCTGGGGAAACTGCTGAATAACAACATCGGGGGGAAATTCGGGATAATATTTCTTCCTAATGTTAGCGATGCGAAAACCATTTTTGAGAAGAAAAGCCCTCGCTCTCGACAGCTCGATGCCCACCAAATTTGGCATTACAAACTCTCTCTCCCGAGGACCAAGGCTGATCAAAAGATCCACCCTGGCACCGGGGAATTCCTCCATCGAAGGAAGGGGTTCCTGAGCAATCACCGTATCTCGAGGGAAGGGAGAATAAGCAAAAGAAAGCCTTCCCAACCTGAGCCCCTCATTCTGAATGATTATCTGAGCACCTCGAGTGGAACTGCCGATGAGGTTAGGGACGATCTTCTTC
The DNA window shown above is from Acidobacteriota bacterium and carries:
- a CDS encoding PASTA domain-containing protein, whose protein sequence is MVNKGRNSINNRRFRVILPPLGAKLINILKWGVIILSVLLVGALSFWLSLKINMSGREVKVPRIVRMKPEEARKVLSEFSLRLSVEKQRRFSAILERGRILLQDPKPGEVVKRGNLVRVVLSSGSEKKIVPNLIGSSTRGAQIIIQNEGLRLGRLSFAYSPFPRDTVIAQEPLPSMEEFPGARVDLLISLGPREREFVMPNLVGIELSRARAFLLKNGFRIANIRKKYYPEFPPDVVIQQFPQAGYKIKTSEVINLWVSEG
- a CDS encoding ribulose-phosphate 3-epimerase; the protein is MVKIAPSILAADFGRLADQLAMVEAGGAELVHLDVMDGAFVPNITFGPVVVEAVRKWSKLPLDVHLMIDKPERYLGDFAKAGADIITVHIEATTHLHRTVHRIKELGAKAGVSLNPATPLTSLDFILDDLDLVLIMSVNPGFCGQKFIPSSLRKIRRLKEWIEKRRLKMEIEVDGGIGPDNIRSVVEAGVDIVVAGSAIFHSEDPKRTVEKLVKLAKGEG